The following are encoded in a window of Candidatus Fluviicola riflensis genomic DNA:
- a CDS encoding tRNA pseudouridine(38-40) synthase TruA, with translation MSEHRFFVELAYDGTAYAGWQRQPNARSVQETLEQQLSKLYSGTEVPVTGCGRTDAGVHAHFFVAHVHLPEGIDLTELKHKLNKMLPNDIAVFRIYPVSMDMHARFQASSRTYRYYLHQEKNVFLKNSLFFPRALNFDRMNEAAKYFLGKQDFTSLSKLHTDVKTNICTVSEAVWKQEGSQWYFEITADRFLRNMVRATVGTLLDVGIGKLEPETILTILEAKDRREARHSVDAHGLFLWRVTY, from the coding sequence ATGTCTGAACATCGATTTTTTGTGGAGCTGGCTTATGACGGAACGGCTTATGCAGGTTGGCAACGTCAGCCCAACGCCCGATCCGTGCAGGAAACGTTGGAACAGCAATTATCGAAATTGTATAGCGGAACGGAAGTTCCGGTAACAGGTTGCGGCAGGACGGATGCGGGAGTTCACGCACATTTTTTCGTAGCACACGTTCATTTACCGGAAGGAATTGATCTGACTGAATTGAAGCACAAACTCAATAAGATGTTGCCGAACGACATTGCCGTTTTTCGGATCTATCCGGTTTCGATGGACATGCATGCACGTTTTCAGGCAAGCTCGCGCACATACCGTTATTATTTGCACCAGGAAAAAAATGTATTCCTGAAAAACAGTTTGTTTTTCCCGAGAGCGCTCAACTTTGACCGGATGAATGAGGCGGCGAAGTATTTTCTGGGTAAACAGGATTTTACATCGTTATCAAAATTGCATACCGATGTAAAAACGAATATCTGCACCGTTTCCGAAGCCGTTTGGAAACAGGAGGGAAGCCAGTGGTATTTTGAAATTACTGCCGACCGGTTTTTGCGCAATATGGTACGGGCAACCGTTGGAACGTTACTGGATGTAGGAATCGGGAAACTGGAACCGGAAACGATTCTGACGATTCTGGAGGCAAAGGATCGCCGCGAAGCCCGGCATTCTGTTGATGCACATGGGTTGTTTTTGTGGCGCGTTACCTATTAA